From the genome of Geobacter sp. SVR, one region includes:
- a CDS encoding response regulator, with the protein MKFYHDALTVFFPALLQGDRTTAGRILLTSLARSYRAHRQQIDHLVRLIDEHAKQTEDSALSSLKYSSLAFSVLTCVIFVMSVIVMVYVRKNSKELEILNSRLNDIIEFIPDAMFVTDTAGRVVAWNHAIEELTGVAKNLVIDKGDYEYGVAFYGERRPTLIDALDAGNPEAGEKYAYVRSKGEVLYAESSVAALNGRQDVHIWEVAAPLYDKQGRRTGAIEIVRDITEGKRIEEGLAVKQKQLEALNTELEQRVRERTSQLEVSNADLGQARDAAEAADRAKSEFLTNMSHEIRTPMNAVIGMIHLALQTELTPKQMEYLGKAMFAAESLLGIINDILDFSKIEAGKLEMEQGEFILQEVLDKVTTVVGMKTHEKELEFMLSVAPDVPPALVGDPLRLGQVLINLCSNAVKFTEQGEIVLVTVKQADRTDGRITLRFSVRDTGIGMTAEQLANLFTPFTQVDTSSTRRHGGTGLGLAICSQLVALMDGEIWVESEPGKGSEFFFTAAFGIGDAATARNPETVPELRVLVVDDSAAARDIFAEQLTKLGFEATLAASGAEALHALQSARATRPFNLVLLDWKMPDMDGFETARLIRNSSLTPCPPIILVTAYGNDEVRSRGEADGFAGYLAKPVSPSSLFDAIMTAFGKEVPLPGVVLKAAHSVDFRGAHLLLVEDNDFNQQVATGLINSAGAEVTVAGNGREALELARSGSFDAVLMDLQMPVMDGWEATRLIRAEPACNHLPVIAMTAHAMTHDRKRCLDAGMSDYISKPIDPREFYMVLAKWIAAKPTEQQPPQRTELPADDVRLPATLPGIVMETGLKCLNNNREFYREMLLRFLNTKQDTCTKIREKLAAGDREGAARMAHSMKSIAGSVGAEDLMASSADLEKALDADEYDVWEQLLVEFEGRLAIVLNGLEAAFGRPSAVPVSLQRPDKPIDTARATCLANEISSLLEKDMVQALDSLKQLGEHLRGTSLEGSFESLTRHMDNFDIENTRRCIRGIMQALINQ; encoded by the coding sequence ATGAAATTCTACCATGACGCCCTCACGGTGTTTTTCCCGGCACTGTTGCAAGGAGATCGCACCACCGCGGGACGGATACTACTGACATCGCTTGCCCGCAGTTATCGTGCCCACCGGCAACAGATCGACCACCTGGTGCGCTTGATCGATGAACATGCCAAACAGACCGAAGACAGCGCCTTGAGCAGTCTGAAGTATTCCTCTTTGGCGTTCAGCGTGTTGACATGTGTGATTTTCGTCATGTCCGTAATTGTCATGGTATATGTCAGGAAAAACAGCAAAGAACTGGAGATTCTCAACAGCCGCCTGAACGATATCATCGAATTCATCCCTGATGCAATGTTCGTTACTGATACCGCCGGGAGAGTCGTAGCCTGGAACCATGCCATCGAAGAGTTGACCGGAGTAGCGAAAAACCTGGTTATTGACAAGGGGGACTACGAATATGGGGTGGCATTCTATGGGGAACGTCGCCCAACTCTGATCGATGCACTTGATGCCGGCAATCCCGAAGCAGGAGAAAAGTATGCATATGTCCGATCCAAAGGGGAGGTGCTCTATGCCGAATCCTCCGTTGCCGCTCTCAATGGCCGGCAGGACGTTCATATCTGGGAGGTTGCGGCGCCTCTTTATGACAAGCAAGGGAGGCGAACCGGCGCCATAGAGATCGTTCGTGACATTACTGAGGGTAAACGAATTGAAGAGGGATTGGCCGTCAAACAAAAGCAGTTGGAGGCTTTGAACACGGAGCTTGAGCAGCGGGTGCGGGAACGTACCAGCCAGCTTGAGGTCAGTAACGCGGATCTGGGCCAGGCCCGGGACGCAGCCGAGGCCGCCGACCGTGCCAAGAGCGAGTTTCTAACCAACATGAGCCATGAGATCCGCACCCCGATGAACGCCGTGATCGGCATGATCCACCTGGCCCTGCAAACGGAGCTGACCCCCAAACAGATGGAGTACCTGGGCAAGGCCATGTTTGCCGCCGAGTCGCTTTTGGGAATCATCAACGACATTTTGGACTTTTCCAAGATTGAGGCCGGCAAGCTGGAGATGGAGCAGGGCGAATTCATCCTCCAGGAGGTGCTGGACAAGGTCACTACTGTCGTGGGCATGAAGACCCACGAAAAAGAGCTGGAGTTCATGCTGAGCGTTGCCCCCGACGTGCCGCCTGCGCTGGTGGGCGATCCCCTGCGCCTCGGCCAGGTACTGATCAACCTCTGCAGCAATGCGGTCAAGTTCACGGAGCAGGGGGAGATCGTCCTGGTAACCGTAAAACAGGCTGACCGCACCGACGGGCGGATCACCCTGCGTTTCTCGGTCCGGGACACCGGTATCGGCATGACCGCCGAGCAACTTGCGAACCTGTTCACCCCCTTCACCCAGGTCGACACGTCAAGCACGAGGCGCCATGGCGGAACCGGCCTGGGGCTGGCCATCTGTAGTCAGCTTGTGGCGTTGATGGATGGCGAGATCTGGGTGGAATCCGAACCGGGCAAAGGGAGCGAATTCTTCTTCACCGCGGCCTTCGGTATCGGCGATGCCGCTACGGCACGGAATCCGGAGACTGTGCCCGAGCTGCGGGTCCTGGTTGTTGACGACAGTGCGGCTGCCCGCGACATCTTTGCCGAACAGCTCACCAAGCTCGGCTTCGAGGCCACCCTGGCGGCGTCGGGAGCCGAGGCCCTGCATGCCCTCCAATCGGCACGCGCCACCCGCCCCTTTAACCTGGTGCTTCTCGACTGGAAAATGCCGGATATGGACGGGTTCGAGACGGCGCGTCTGATCAGGAACAGTTCCCTCACGCCCTGCCCCCCCATCATCCTGGTCACGGCCTATGGTAACGATGAGGTGCGCAGCAGGGGCGAGGCCGACGGTTTTGCTGGCTACCTGGCCAAACCGGTCTCCCCGTCGTCGCTCTTCGATGCCATCATGACAGCGTTCGGCAAGGAGGTTCCCCTTCCGGGTGTCGTGCTCAAGGCTGCTCACTCCGTCGATTTCCGGGGAGCGCACCTGCTCCTGGTGGAGGACAACGATTTTAATCAGCAGGTGGCGACCGGTCTCATCAACTCGGCAGGGGCGGAGGTCACGGTAGCAGGGAACGGCAGGGAAGCCCTTGAACTCGCGCGGAGCGGATCGTTCGATGCCGTGCTGATGGATCTCCAGATGCCGGTGATGGACGGCTGGGAGGCCACCCGGCTGATCCGGGCCGAACCGGCATGCAACCATTTGCCGGTCATTGCCATGACCGCCCATGCCATGACCCACGACCGGAAACGTTGCCTTGATGCCGGCATGAGCGACTACATCAGCAAGCCAATAGATCCCCGTGAGTTTTATATGGTATTGGCCAAATGGATTGCCGCGAAACCGACTGAACAACAGCCCCCCCAACGGACTGAACTGCCGGCCGACGACGTCCGCCTGCCGGCAACACTGCCGGGAATTGTGATGGAGACCGGGTTGAAATGCCTGAACAACAACCGAGAGTTCTACCGCGAGATGTTGCTCCGCTTTCTCAATACCAAGCAAGATACCTGCACTAAAATCAGGGAAAAACTTGCCGCGGGCGACAGAGAGGGGGCTGCAAGAATGGCTCACTCCATGAAATCCATTGCCGGCAGCGTCGGCGCTGAAGATCTGATGGCTTCCTCTGCGGATCTGGAAAAAGCGTTGGATGCTGATGAATATGATGTGTGGGAACAACTTCTTGTGGAATTCGAAGGCCGTCTTGCTATTGTGCTCAACGGCCTTGAGGCGGCATTCGGGAGGCCCTCTGCCGTTCCAGTGTCGTTGCAGCGGCCTGACAAGCCCATTGATACGGCCAGAGCCACCTGCCTGGCCAATGAGATATCGTCATTGCTGGAAAAGGATATGGTACAGGCACTGGATTCGCTCAAACAGTTGGGAGAGCATCTGCGGGGAACCAGCCTGGAAGGTTCCTTTGAAAGTCTTACTAGACACATGGACAATTTTGATATTGAAAATACGCGGAGATGTATCCGCGGAATTATGCAGGCATTAATCAACCAATAA
- a CDS encoding sigma-54 dependent transcriptional regulator, giving the protein MTAKDSVNHQTILLVDDEEEILFSTAIMLKKAVTARIHTISDSTRVMPFLETVEVSLVVLDLHMPGITGQELLQKITYSYPNVPVLIVTAANTIEVAVDCMKSGAFDYLLKPIEKSRLITSVTRALEVFRLRSEVNSLRQHLLTGELQHEAVFAPIVTQNKRMRALFQYLESVACSDQPVLVTGETGVGKELFAKAIHDLCGRKGHFVAVNIAGLDDLMFSDSLFGHRKGAYTGADQAREGFITRAENGTLFLDEIGDMNAASQVKMLRLLQEHEYYPLGSDVAKRSATRIIAATNRDLRSMIAAGEFRNDLYFRLGAHVCHIPPLRERREDIPLLLEHFLEFISTKLHKKKPRYPEALVSLLSTYSFPGNVREFQTMVYDAVAQHTSGPLSLAVFRDKIGVGTAPEDSPSPSALTSETCVVFQGFPTLKEAGELLTERALALANGNQGVAASLLGLTRTAFNNRLTRKKKTA; this is encoded by the coding sequence ATGACTGCGAAGGATTCCGTCAATCATCAGACAATACTTCTGGTTGACGATGAGGAAGAAATACTGTTCAGCACCGCAATCATGCTGAAAAAGGCTGTTACTGCCCGGATCCACACCATCAGCGACAGCACCAGGGTCATGCCGTTTCTGGAAACGGTAGAGGTGTCTCTGGTCGTGCTTGATCTTCATATGCCCGGCATTACCGGGCAGGAACTCCTGCAGAAGATCACCTACTCCTATCCAAATGTCCCGGTGCTGATCGTGACAGCGGCCAATACGATAGAAGTGGCTGTTGACTGCATGAAGAGCGGGGCCTTCGACTATCTGTTGAAACCGATCGAAAAGAGCCGGCTCATCACCAGTGTGACCCGAGCTCTGGAAGTATTTCGGCTGCGGAGCGAGGTCAATTCCCTGAGACAACACCTGCTGACCGGCGAATTACAGCACGAGGCGGTCTTTGCGCCGATTGTCACCCAGAACAAGCGGATGCGGGCCCTGTTCCAGTACCTTGAATCGGTGGCCTGCTCCGACCAGCCGGTGCTCGTCACCGGAGAAACCGGGGTGGGCAAGGAGTTGTTTGCCAAAGCTATTCACGACCTGTGCGGTAGAAAAGGGCACTTCGTGGCAGTCAACATCGCCGGCCTGGATGACCTGATGTTTTCCGACTCCCTTTTCGGTCATCGCAAAGGCGCATATACCGGAGCTGACCAGGCGCGGGAGGGATTCATCACCCGCGCCGAAAACGGCACCCTTTTTCTGGATGAGATCGGTGACATGAATGCCGCTTCACAGGTCAAAATGCTCCGCCTGCTGCAGGAACATGAATACTATCCTCTTGGCTCTGATGTGGCCAAACGCTCCGCCACCAGGATCATCGCCGCCACCAACCGGGATCTGCGCTCGATGATCGCTGCCGGTGAATTCCGCAACGATCTCTATTTCAGGCTTGGAGCACACGTGTGCCACATTCCGCCGCTCCGGGAGCGGCGGGAGGACATCCCCCTGCTTCTGGAACACTTCCTGGAGTTCATTTCAACAAAGCTACACAAGAAAAAACCCCGCTATCCCGAAGCATTGGTGAGCCTGCTCTCGACCTATTCCTTCCCCGGCAACGTACGCGAGTTCCAAACCATGGTGTATGATGCCGTTGCCCAACACACGTCCGGTCCGCTCTCCCTGGCGGTCTTCAGGGATAAGATCGGAGTGGGAACCGCTCCTGAGGACTCGCCATCGCCATCCGCTCTAACATCAGAAACATGCGTGGTCTTTCAGGGCTTTCCGACACTCAAGGAAGCTGGGGAGCTCCTTACCGAGCGGGCGCTTGCCTTGGCAAACGGCAATCAGGGTGTGGCGGCATCGTTACTGGGGCTAACCCGAACAGCTTTTAACAATCGTCTCACCCGCAAGAAAAAAACAGCTTAA
- a CDS encoding hybrid sensor histidine kinase/response regulator — translation MQSKLNGADQEPVLGKNSVAATNMSQSKQLATRLFVLVSLVNIFVYSLVGFSLYQNHQQYMAQASVATQNLAQALEISVIGVLNKIDVALHSLARETERQLENNEINDRLLNQYMAEQHSQFPELEEIWVANAAGNVRWGTKLLPGKPVNISDREYFSRLLHSQGSRLVISKPVMGRITKEWSILACKRISNPDGSFAGVAFGSLRFVDYFSNLLLHIDIGQGGSITFRDQDLGLLVRYPQRSVREQVGSKQLSPKTLEMIRKDPKSGSYTAISGFDKIERTISYRKVDGYPFYVSVAQSTQDYLSPWKKEAAIALLLLVSFTLFIIIIAWMFYKRRMQETLTMQALERHSDDLEVINQQLLEEISERKKAEGALTETQALLNGVIDSTTDFIWSVESGSFGLCSFNKSIEQVFFKTRGIRLEIGMCPDVLFSKKEQIQTWHDFYRAALEKGSYTTEYVTVDGTMILELSFNPLTNGNKTFGISVFGKDITKSHQDLKKMRELSQRLHLATSSAKLGIWEWNVRDNIMIWNDQMFELYGTKPGSNPMDIDMWINRLHPDDKDATIAAYQGALNGDDVYDTTFRILLPNGDLKHIKANGLVIKGVDGSAERMLGINSDITATIQHEEEKLKLESQLHQAQKMESIGRLAGGIAHDFNNMLSVILGTANLSLLKVPEDGDLRRNLEMITQAAERSAKITRQLLAFSRKEVIEPKPINLNMLILESEKNLGRLIGEDVKLTFKPGSNLWTVMIDPSQVHQILINLSVNARDAMPEGGTLAIETLNVSINDDYSHHHLDAHPGDFVQLIVVDNGCGMERETIKHIFEPFFTTKEVGKGTGLGLATVYGIVTQNNGFINVYSEPGQGTVFKIYLPRLREEAEPEETVATAPLSGTGRILLVEDEEMLLWSTTRLLEEIGYTVIQADSPEKALAFCEQNEAFDLILTDVVMPGINGRDMVERIRAIKPGVKVLFMSGYTADLVARRGIVESGMHFISKPLDMKQLNDKIGQLLVS, via the coding sequence ATGCAATCAAAGTTGAACGGCGCAGATCAGGAACCAGTTCTTGGCAAAAATTCTGTGGCTGCAACAAATATGTCTCAATCAAAACAACTTGCTACTCGGTTATTTGTCCTCGTTTCGCTTGTTAATATCTTCGTTTATTCGTTGGTGGGGTTTTCGCTTTACCAAAATCATCAACAGTACATGGCGCAAGCCTCTGTCGCAACACAGAATCTTGCTCAAGCCCTCGAAATTAGCGTAATAGGTGTTTTGAACAAAATTGACGTTGCTCTGCACTCCCTAGCCAGAGAAACAGAGAGGCAGTTGGAAAACAATGAAATTAATGATCGTTTATTGAATCAGTACATGGCAGAACAACATTCCCAATTCCCGGAACTTGAAGAAATCTGGGTGGCTAATGCGGCGGGTAACGTCAGGTGGGGAACCAAACTTCTACCGGGGAAGCCGGTCAACATCAGTGATCGCGAATATTTCTCTCGGCTGCTCCATAGTCAAGGGAGCAGATTGGTTATTTCGAAGCCGGTAATGGGTCGCATCACCAAAGAATGGTCGATCCTTGCATGCAAGCGGATTAGCAATCCGGACGGCTCGTTCGCGGGGGTGGCGTTCGGTTCTCTCAGATTTGTCGATTACTTCTCTAATTTGCTTTTGCACATCGATATCGGCCAAGGCGGGTCCATTACCTTTCGTGACCAAGACCTAGGATTGCTGGTCCGTTACCCCCAACGCTCGGTTCGCGAGCAGGTCGGCTCAAAACAGCTCTCCCCCAAAACTCTCGAAATGATCCGAAAAGATCCGAAGTCAGGGTCGTATACCGCCATATCCGGCTTTGACAAGATTGAGCGAACTATCAGCTATCGCAAAGTCGACGGCTACCCTTTCTACGTTTCCGTTGCCCAAAGTACTCAGGACTACCTCTCCCCCTGGAAAAAAGAAGCTGCCATAGCGCTGTTGCTGTTGGTCAGTTTCACACTTTTCATAATTATCATTGCGTGGATGTTTTATAAAAGGAGGATGCAAGAAACGCTAACGATGCAGGCACTGGAACGTCACAGCGATGACCTCGAAGTCATAAACCAACAACTGTTAGAAGAGATTTCCGAACGAAAAAAAGCGGAAGGAGCGCTTACCGAAACACAGGCATTACTGAACGGAGTCATCGACAGCACAACCGATTTCATATGGTCAGTTGAATCAGGTTCATTTGGATTATGCTCTTTCAACAAAAGCATCGAACAAGTTTTTTTCAAAACAAGGGGTATTCGGCTTGAAATTGGCATGTGTCCTGATGTTCTCTTTTCAAAGAAAGAACAAATCCAAACATGGCATGATTTTTACCGCGCTGCACTGGAAAAAGGAAGCTATACCACCGAGTATGTAACTGTCGATGGCACCATGATCTTGGAGTTGAGTTTCAATCCGTTGACAAATGGCAATAAAACTTTCGGAATCTCTGTTTTTGGAAAAGACATCACGAAAAGCCATCAGGACTTGAAAAAGATGCGGGAGCTTTCCCAGCGTCTTCACTTGGCAACTTCCTCGGCGAAGCTCGGTATTTGGGAGTGGAACGTCAGAGACAATATAATGATCTGGAACGATCAGATGTTCGAACTGTATGGAACGAAACCTGGATCGAATCCAATGGATATTGACATGTGGATCAACCGATTGCACCCTGACGACAAAGACGCAACTATAGCTGCCTATCAGGGTGCACTCAACGGAGACGACGTTTATGACACAACATTTCGCATCCTGCTGCCGAACGGAGACTTGAAGCATATCAAAGCAAATGGACTAGTCATTAAAGGGGTCGATGGCTCAGCGGAGCGTATGCTCGGTATCAATTCCGATATCACCGCCACAATACAGCATGAGGAAGAGAAATTAAAACTTGAATCCCAATTGCATCAGGCGCAAAAGATGGAGTCCATCGGGCGGCTTGCAGGCGGCATCGCCCATGACTTCAACAACATGTTGAGCGTCATATTGGGGACTGCGAACCTGTCTCTTTTAAAGGTTCCTGAAGACGGGGATCTCCGGCGAAACTTGGAGATGATAACGCAGGCAGCGGAACGTTCAGCCAAGATCACCCGCCAGCTTCTGGCCTTCTCCCGCAAAGAGGTCATTGAGCCTAAACCGATCAATCTCAACATGCTGATTCTTGAGTCCGAGAAAAACTTGGGACGGCTGATCGGCGAGGATGTCAAGCTCACCTTCAAGCCTGGCAGCAACCTCTGGACCGTCATGATCGATCCCTCGCAAGTGCACCAGATACTGATAAACCTTTCGGTCAACGCCCGCGATGCCATGCCGGAAGGGGGCACCCTAGCCATCGAAACCCTCAATGTGAGCATCAACGATGATTACAGCCATCATCACCTCGATGCTCACCCCGGCGATTTCGTCCAGTTGATCGTAGTCGACAACGGCTGCGGCATGGAGCGTGAGACCATCAAGCATATCTTCGAGCCCTTTTTCACCACCAAGGAAGTTGGCAAGGGGACCGGTCTCGGCCTGGCTACCGTCTACGGCATCGTCACACAGAACAATGGATTCATAAATGTGTACAGCGAGCCAGGACAGGGTACGGTGTTCAAGATTTACCTCCCCCGTTTGCGTGAGGAAGCAGAGCCGGAGGAAACTGTGGCTACTGCGCCGCTTAGCGGAACAGGCAGGATACTACTGGTTGAGGATGAGGAGATGCTTCTCTGGTCTACGACCAGATTACTGGAGGAGATAGGATATACGGTTATCCAGGCGGACTCGCCGGAGAAGGCACTTGCGTTCTGTGAACAGAATGAAGCCTTTGATCTGATCCTGACCGACGTGGTAATGCCGGGAATAAACGGCAGGGATATGGTTGAGCGGATAAGGGCGATCAAGCCGGGGGTCAAGGTGTTGTTCATGTCCGGCTACACTGCGGATCTGGTCGCCCGGCGCGGGATTGTCGAGTCAGGAATGCATTTCATTTCAAAGCCGCTGGATATGAAGCAACTTAATGATAAAATCGGGCAGCTACTAGTTTCATAG
- a CDS encoding JAB domain-containing protein produces the protein MVVQLFKDLQNETKEKLIVINLDNANKILYFELVAIGGANICHARPIEIFRSSFLTSAVSAIVIHNHPSGKPTPSAADKNFTKDLLKVTNLIGLKLLDHIIIGYEGYYSFTEAGKITRQF, from the coding sequence ATGGTTGTTCAACTATTCAAGGACCTTCAGAATGAGACAAAAGAAAAGCTTATTGTCATAAACCTTGATAACGCGAACAAAATTTTATACTTCGAACTGGTTGCCATAGGCGGAGCCAATATCTGCCATGCACGACCGATAGAGATATTTAGAAGTTCATTTTTGACAAGCGCGGTATCGGCAATTGTGATCCATAATCACCCTTCCGGAAAGCCGACTCCAAGCGCTGCGGACAAAAACTTTACGAAAGACCTGCTCAAAGTAACTAACTTGATTGGGCTCAAGCTTCTCGATCACATAATTATCGGCTATGAAGGCTACTATTCCTTCACAGAAGCAGGAAAAATTACCAGGCAGTTTTAA
- a CDS encoding response regulator encodes MASPTTALIIDDEELERLPLRLYIEESGCSVLEAADGRTGIDIIQKEQPDLVFTDLRMPGMSGLEVIEYIAREYPETPVIAVSGSSDVQHAVEALRSGAWDYIVKPVQDLSTFDVVIQRVLERKWLISENKRYQDSLEEMVRERTKELLMLSQVAAQSPVSIVITDASGSIEYVNPQFTHTTGYTADEILHQNPRIWKSDQTSTQVHRQLWETISAGNVWEGDFYNRKKNGDILLEHAIISAIRDSNGTISHFLAIKEDITEKVKLEEEAKRTQVKLIQADKLSSLGLLVSGIAHEINNPNNFIMRNTELLDEAWHDAMPILDEYYREHGDFNLGDFQFSEASGILPRLFSGLKDGSLRIRNIVERLKNFARQDSGSVKDCFDLNKIILDAISILNHEINKKCENFHLAAAHALPMAMGNAQQIEQVMINLIMNSLQSLPDKTRGIRIETALTEDNKHIVVTVTDEGCGMPSEVLEKLTEPFFTTKGDSGGTGLGLYISTSLLRENNGTLLFASKSEAGTTATVTLKVFQQL; translated from the coding sequence ATGGCTAGTCCGACAACAGCTCTTATAATCGATGACGAGGAATTAGAGCGTCTGCCCTTGCGCCTGTATATCGAGGAAAGTGGTTGCTCCGTCCTCGAAGCCGCTGATGGCCGGACAGGGATCGATATCATCCAAAAAGAACAGCCGGATCTCGTGTTCACCGATTTGCGAATGCCCGGAATGAGTGGCTTAGAGGTCATCGAGTATATAGCGCGGGAATATCCGGAAACGCCCGTCATTGCAGTGTCCGGCTCCTCCGATGTGCAGCATGCCGTTGAGGCGCTCAGAAGCGGCGCCTGGGATTATATCGTCAAACCGGTTCAGGATTTGAGCACATTCGATGTCGTTATCCAGCGGGTCTTGGAACGAAAGTGGCTTATCAGTGAAAATAAGCGCTATCAGGATTCCCTGGAAGAAATGGTACGCGAACGGACCAAAGAACTGCTCATGCTCTCGCAAGTAGCTGCGCAGAGTCCTGTCAGCATCGTTATCACTGACGCCTCCGGTAGCATCGAATATGTCAATCCCCAGTTTACCCATACAACAGGATACACCGCCGATGAGATTCTCCATCAGAATCCCCGTATCTGGAAATCAGACCAGACATCCACGCAGGTGCACAGGCAACTTTGGGAAACGATTTCGGCTGGAAATGTGTGGGAAGGGGATTTTTACAATAGAAAGAAAAATGGGGACATACTTCTTGAGCACGCCATTATTTCAGCAATCAGGGATAGTAATGGCACCATTTCCCATTTCCTGGCGATCAAGGAGGATATCACCGAAAAGGTCAAGCTTGAGGAGGAGGCTAAACGTACTCAGGTAAAGCTCATCCAGGCGGACAAACTGTCGTCGCTGGGGCTCCTCGTATCCGGCATCGCCCACGAAATCAACAATCCCAATAATTTCATTATGCGCAACACCGAACTGCTGGACGAGGCCTGGCATGACGCAATGCCGATCCTTGATGAATACTATCGGGAACACGGAGATTTTAATCTGGGAGATTTTCAATTTTCCGAGGCTAGTGGCATCTTACCCCGTTTATTCTCCGGCTTGAAGGATGGTTCCCTTCGGATCAGAAATATCGTCGAGCGGCTGAAAAACTTCGCCCGGCAGGACTCCGGCAGTGTGAAGGATTGCTTTGATCTCAACAAGATAATCCTTGATGCCATCTCCATTCTCAATCATGAGATTAATAAGAAATGCGAGAACTTCCATTTGGCAGCCGCACACGCGTTGCCCATGGCCATGGGCAATGCCCAACAGATAGAACAGGTGATGATCAACCTGATCATGAATTCTTTGCAGTCGCTACCGGACAAAACCCGGGGGATTCGTATAGAGACTGCATTGACCGAGGATAATAAGCATATTGTCGTAACAGTTACGGATGAGGGGTGCGGCATGCCCTCAGAGGTGCTCGAAAAACTGACGGAACCCTTTTTTACCACCAAAGGTGACAGTGGCGGTACGGGACTGGGACTGTATATCTCCACGTCGCTCCTGAGGGAGAATAACGGAACGTTGCTGTTTGCCTCCAAGTCAGAAGCGGGAACAACCGCGACCGTCACGCTGAAAGTTTTCCAACAACTCTAA